One part of the Xiphophorus maculatus strain JP 163 A chromosome 1, X_maculatus-5.0-male, whole genome shotgun sequence genome encodes these proteins:
- the LOC102231314 gene encoding kinesin heavy chain-like: MADVPAECNIKVLCRFRPLNQSEIVRGDQFLPKFQGDDTVIVGGKPYAFDHVFPTNTTQEQVYNTCAKQIVKDVLSGYNGTIFAYGQTSSGKTHTMEGKLHDPHQMGIIPRIAEDIFNHIFAMDENLEFHIKVSYFEIYMDKIRDLLDVTKTNLSVHEDKNRVPYVKGCTERFVSSPDEVMDVIDEGKANRHVAVTNMNEHSSRSHSIFLINIKQEHVETEQKLCGKLYLVDLAGSEKVSKTGAAGSVLDEAKNINKSLSALGNVISALAEGTKSHVPYRDSKMTRILQDSLGGNCRTTMFICCSPSSYNEGETKSTLMFGQRAKTIRNTASINLELTAEQWKRKYEKEKEKNKTLKETIQKLETELNRWRNGEDVPETERTTSDMVTRIETVEERPILDNDTSSIVVRISEEERQKYEEEIRKLYKQLDDKDDEINLQCQLVEKLKQQMLDQDELLASSRGDGDKVQAELGRLQVESDCAKAEVKEVLQALEELAINYDQKSQEVEEKGLQNQLLADQLSQKMASLMELEAELSRMQEVSGQQRKRIADVLNGLMRDLSEFSTIVGNGEIKLPVEISGAIEEEFTVARLYISKIKSEVKSMVKRCRQLENMQLECHRKMEETGRELSSCQLLISQHEAKIRSLTEYMQSVEQKKRQLEESHDSLTEELAKLQEQDNAVLEEKDGEKGEIEDGNTKKALRQQGESHRGLHHKQLARLRDEINEKQRVIDELTDRNSKLELELAQVRADFDRLKSQDSCKSERLEELSFLHERHEQTKQDLKGLEETVARELQTLHNLRKLFVQDLTSRVKKSSEMEPDDSGGSSTQKQKISFLENNLDQLTKVHKQLVRDNADLRCELPKLEKRLRSTAERVKALETALRDAKEGAMMDRRRYQQEVDRIKEAMKSKIALRRPHAAQIAKPVRPKQVPVCSPTNPFYAYIRATEHTNAYSNALFQGSMTPKSSSSIDCNLNSVQSNTVSTALGYRAGRYNGDVLESYPLNIDNGNSINETRDINDNRSDVHCGSEVDDSNRHNSMQQQQQQPQTASS; this comes from the exons ATGGCCGACGTACCAGCGGAGTGCAACATAAAAGTGCTGTGTCGCTTTCGCCCCCTCAACCAGTCCGAGATCGTACGCGGGGACCAGTTCCTGCCCAAATTTCAAGGGGACGACACCGTCATCGTGGGG GGGAAGCCGTATGCATTTGATCATGTGTTTCCAACCAACACCACCCAGGAGCAAGTCTACAATACCTGTGCCAAGCAGATTGTCAAGG ATGTGCTCAGTGGATACAATGGCACCATCTTTGCATATGGACAAACATCCTCTGGGAAGACTCACACCATGGAG GGAAAGCTGCACGACCCTCACCAGATGGGCATCATTCCTCGCATTGCTGAGGATATTTTCAATCACATCTTTGCGATGGACGAAAACCTGGAATTCCACATCAAG GTCTCCTACTTTGAAATCTACATGGACAAAATCCGTGACCTGCTGGATG TGACGAAGACCAACTTGTCTGTCCATGAGGATAAGAACAGGGTTCCATATGTTAAG GGATGCACTGAGCGCTTTGTGTCCAGCCCTGATGAGGTTATGGATGTGATTGATGAAGGCAAAGCTAACCGCCATGTTGCTGTGACCA ATATGAACGAGCACAGCTCTCGCAGCCACAGCATCTTCCTGATCAACATCAAGCAGGAGCACGTGGAGACGGAGCAGAAACTGTGTGGGAAACTCTACCTGGTGGATCTGGCTGGCAGTGAGAAG GTCAGTAAGACCGGAGCTGCCGGTTCTGTCCTGGACGAggctaaaaacatcaacaagtCTCTTTCCGCTCTGGGGAATGTCATCTCTGCCTTGGCTGAGGGAACG AAAAGTCACGTTCCGTACCGCGACAGCAAAATGACCCGCATCCTGCAGGACTCGCTGGGCGGGAACTGTCGCACCACCATGTTCATCTGCTGTTCTCCGTCCAGCTACAACGAAGGGGAGACTAAATCAACTCTGATGTTTGGACAGCG CGCCAAAACCATAAGGAACACGGCCTCCATTAACCTGGAGCTGACTGCCGAGCAAtggaagaggaagtacgagaaggagaaggagaagaacaAGACGCTAAAGGAGACAATTCAGAAACTGGAGACGGAGCTCAACCGCTGGAGAAACG GAGAGGACGTACCTGAGACTGAGCGGACCACGTCAGACATGGTGACTCGCATCGAGACCGTGGAGGAGCGCCCCATTCTGGACAACGACACCTCCTCCATTGTGGTTCGCATCTCCGAAGAGGAGCGGCagaagtatgaagaagagatcCGCAAGCTGTACAAGCAGCTGGATGACAAG GATGATGAGATCAACCTGCAGTGTCAGCTGGTGGAGAAACTGAAGCAGCAAATGCTGGACCAGGACGAG CTCCTGGCCTCGTCCCGGGGAGACGGGGACAAGGTTCAGGCTGAGCTCGGCAGGCTGCAGGTGGAGAGCGACTGCGCCAAGGCCGAGGTGAAGGAGGTCCTTCAGGCTCTGGAGGAACTGGCCATTAACTACGATCAGAAGAgccaggaggtggaggagaagggCCTGCAGAACCAGCTGTTGGCCGACCAGCTGTCCCAGAAAATG GCGAGTCTGATGGAGCTGGAGGCGGAGCTGTCCCGTATGCAGGAGGTGAGCGGTCAGCAGAGGAAGCGCATCGCCGACGTCCTTAATGGACTCATGAGGGACCTCAGCGAGTTCAGCACCATCGTCGGGAACGGAGAGATAAAGCTG CCTGTGGAAATCAGCGGCGCCATCGAGGAGGAGTTCACCGTGGCCCGCCTCTACATCAGTAAGATCAAGTCGGAGGTGAAGAGCATGGTGAAGCGATGCCGCCAGCTGGAGAACATGCAGCTGGAGTGCCACCGCAAGATGGAGGAGACCGGCCGGGAGCTCTCCTCCTGCCAGCTCCTCATCTCTCAG CATGAGGCTAAGATCCGCTCTCTGACTGAGTACATGCAGAGCGTGGAGCAGAAGAAGAGGCAGCTGGAGGAAAGCCACGACTCCCTGACCGAAGAGCTGGCTAAGCTGCAGGAGCAGG ATAACGCTGTGCTTGAggagaaagatggagaaaagGGTGAGATCGAGGATGGAAATACGAAG AAAGCGCTTCGTCAGCAGGGGGAATCTCACCGCGGCCTCCATCACAAGCAGCTCGCCCGCCTGCGGGATGAGATCAACGAGAAGCAGAGGGTCATCGATGAGCTCACCGA TCGCAACTCcaagctggagctggagctggctCAGGTGCGTGCCGACTTCGATCGCCTGAAGAGTCAGGACAGCTGCAAGAGCGAGCGCCTGGAGGAGCTTTC ATTCCTGCATGAGCGCCATGAGCAGACCAAACAGGACCTGAAGGGTCTGGAGGAGACTGTT GCCCGCGAACTCCAGACCCTCCACAACCTGCGCAAGCTGTTCGTTCAAGACCTCACGTCGCGGGTTAAAAAA AGTTCCGAAATGGAGCCTGATGATAGCGGGGGGTCTAGCACCCAGAAGCAGAAGATTTCCTTTCTTGAGAATAACCTGGACCAACTTACAAAGGTTCACAAACAG CTGGTTCGTGACAATGCAGATCTGCGTTGTGAGCTTCCAAAGCTGGAGAAACGTCTTCGGTCTACTGCTGAGAGAGTTAAGGCCCTGGAGACTGCACTGAGGGACGCCAAAGAGGGCGCCATGATGGACCGCCGCCGCTACCAGCAGGAGGTGGATCGGATCAAGGAGGCCATGAAGTCTAAAATCGCGCTAAGGCGCCCCCATGCTGCACAGATCG CAAAACCAGTGAGACCAAAGCAGGTGCCTGTCTGCTCTCCCACCAACCCGTTCTACGCCTACATCCGGGCCACCGAGCACACCAACGCCTACAGCAACGCCCTCTTCCAGGGCAGCATGACACCCAAGAGCTCCTCCAGCATCGACTGCAACCTGAACTCTGTGCAGAGCAACAC AGTTTCCACAGCTCTGGGCTACAGAGCAGGGAGATATAATGGAGATGTGCTGGAGTCCTACCCACTCAACATTGACAacg GAAACAGCATCAATGAAACCAGAGACATAAATGACAACAG AAGTGACGTTCACTGTGGCAGCGAGGTGGACGACTCAAACAGGCACAAcagcatgcagcagcagcagcagcagccgcagaCTGCTTCAAGTT AG